The following coding sequences lie in one Zingiber officinale cultivar Zhangliang chromosome 2B, Zo_v1.1, whole genome shotgun sequence genomic window:
- the LOC122048754 gene encoding polygalacturonase At1g48100-like has translation MSCCNVRGGRQYYSIISIVLLLLAFVSPLKCLAKRHELELDLPISSYKPHSKTFNVFLYGATGDGTTDDSKAFKAAWKAACLVPRATVEIPSGFTFLTKPITLEGPCMPQLILQIDGTLVAPPAVAKSKRLQWINIKWLHDFTLQGSGSVDGQGFVLWNSSEIHHIEKETKDESSVRPTILRFYKCYNVTIHGIQIINSPQCHLKFDNSIGIIIRNISISSPKDSPNTDGIHLQNTYDVEVKHSDIGCGDDCVSIQTGCSNVHIHHIRCSPSHGISVGGLGRGNSLACVSNISVENILVQNALSGVRIKTWQGGIGSVKNVSFSNVRVDHVDTPIVIDQYYCNKKWCRNKTDAVAISEVMYRGISGTYSFEPVHIACSDSMPCTGVALEDIKLSLVNETEDRREAFCWNSYGESQGLLQPSSVGCLERTTKTIKALTKSHNDSCY, from the exons ATGTCTTGTTGCAACGTGAGAGGTGGAAGGCAGTACTACTCAATTATTTCCATTGTTCTACTCTTGTTGGCCTTCGTATCACCATTGAAGTGTTTAGCTAAAAGGCATGAACTTGAGCTTGATCTTCCTATCAGTTCTTACAAGCCACATTCCAAAACCTTTAATGTCTTTCTTTATGGTGCTACTGGAGATGGAACCACTGACGATTCAAAG GCCTTTAAAGCAGCATGGAAAGCTGCTTGCTTGGTCCCTAGAGCAACAGTTGAGATACCTTCAGGCTTTACATTTCTTACTAAACCGATCACACTTGAGGGCCCATGCATGCCTCAACTTATTCTCCAG ATAGATGGGACTCTTGTAGCCCCTCCTGCTGTGGCAAAATCCAAGCGTTTACAATGGATCAACATAAAATGGCTTCATGACTTCACCTTACAAGGAAGTGGCAGTGTAGATGGTCAGGGTTTTGTCCTGTGGAATAGCTCTGAAATCCACCACATTGAG AAAGAGACCAAAGATGAGTCTTCTGTGAGGCCAACT ATCCTAAGGTTTTACAAGTGCTACAACGTGACCATTCATGGCATTCAGATCATCAACAGTCCTCAGTGCCATCTGAAGTTTGACAACTCTATCGGCATCATAATCAGAAACATCTCAATTTCTTCGCCGAAAGACAGTCCTAACACAGATGGTATTCACCTTCAGAATACTTACGATGTCGAAGTTAAGCACTCTGATATCGGATGCG GTGACGATTGCGTATCAATACAAACCGGATGCTCTAATGTCCACATACACCATATCAGATGCAGTCCAAGCCATGGGATCAG TGTGGGAGGACTTGGGAGAGGAAATAGTTTGGCCTGTGTCTCTAACATCTCTGTCGAAAATATCCTTGTTCAGAATGCTCTATCTGGAGTAAGGATTAAAACATGGCAG GGTGGTATAGGATCAGTGAAGAATGTATCATTCTCCAATGTTAGAGTTGATCATGTCGACACGCCCATTGTGATTGATCAGTACTACTGCAACAAGAAGTGGTGTAGAAACAAGACTGATGCAGTAGCCATCTCTGAGGTCATGTACAGAGGAATATCAGGGACCTATTCCTTTGAACCTGTGCATATAGCTTGCAGTGATAGCATGCCATGTACTGGAGTTGCTCTGGAGGACATCAAGCTATCCCTGGTAAATGAAACCGAAGATCGCAGGGAGGCCTTCTGCTGGAATTCATATGGGGAGTCACAGGGCCTGCTCCAGCCATCTAGTGTTGGTTGCCTAGAGAGGACTACCAAGACGATCAAGGCCCTGACCAAGTCTCACAATGACTCTTGCTACTGA